A window of the Podarcis raffonei isolate rPodRaf1 chromosome 4, rPodRaf1.pri, whole genome shotgun sequence genome harbors these coding sequences:
- the LRRC32 gene encoding transforming growth factor beta activator LRRC32 gives MKFYLFLFLAALNGDVSTFSAMERSPCEIRSMEAFCHGKDLHQIPPELHPNLRKIDLSKNKLLNITESPLAFYTSLRHLDLSSNYIGFIESEIFRDMRNLEEINLADNQLYQLAQHNLWLGSLPQVRTLDLSRNRLYTGMAEHFIHKAPSLRHLSLAENSIIEISQRTFQGSPGLVEVNLHSNMIMEIEEGAFEILSQLSKLNLSMNSLTCIAGFNLKQLRVLDLSRNSIETFHSTKSEEEFNLVWLDLSENKLLQFPFLTQASKLAYLNLSKNIMQFVMVESPRDDNDGDYGWMDTSLGLQDQAQKNNTSSPHLPGLLYLDLSYNEIQTIPSEFFTSMSALQVLNLSKNCLQTFVASAELVSLTILDLSSNSLQHLEWGSGTLVNLQKLFLQGNRLQALPPDIFAHLPRLSLLNLRSNNLCLCGFYSGLARKRLAGEDRGCVSFVDLPELQHLYLSDNKLKRIPMHAFYRTQLVALDLSLNWGLHIEPKSFSGLEMSLKYMDLHGNGMKSLSTDFPLFPHLVYLNLSDNRLSWLPAWSENCCALEVLDLQNNSFSDLKASKIPTLEKNLRNLYLAGNPLSCCGNIWLSQMIHRATVEIPNLDLTKCQYAKSFGYEEEMAVRDIRPEDCEKEDLKKMSVLILVAAVLALSLVVVGVGVFCCYRRHMFGRHFKA, from the coding sequence AGAAGTATGGAGGCATTTTGTCACGGCAAAGATCTTCACCAGATACCTCCGGAGCTTCACCCAAATTTACGTAAAATCGACCTTTCCAAAAACAAGCTCCTGAACATCACAGAAAGTCCCCTGGCTTTTTACACCTCCCTCCGCCATCTAGACTTAAGTTCCAATTATATCGGTTTCATCGAGTCTGAAATCTTCAGAGATATGAGGAATTTGGAGGAGATCAACTTGGCCGACAACCAGCTCTACCAGTTGGCTCAGCACAACCTGTGGCTTGGCTCGCTCCCCCAAGTCAGAACGCTAGACTTGTCCCGCAACAGACTCTACACTGGGATGGCTGAACATTTCATCCACAAAGCTCCGTCGCTTCGGCATCTTTCATTGGCGGAGAACAGCATTATAGAAATTTCACAGAGGACGTTCCAGGGGTCTCCAGGCCTGGTTGAAGTGAACCTTCACAGCAATATGATCATGGAGATAGAAGAAGGAGCCTTTGAGATCCTGTCACAACTCTCCAAGCTCAACCTCTCTATGAACTCCCTCACCTGTATTGCTGGCTTCAACCTGAAACAGCTGAGAGTTCTCGATCTCAGCCGGAACAGCATCGAGACCTTCCATTCCACCAAATCAGAGGAGGAGTTCAACCTGGTTTGGCTGGACTTGAGCGAGAATAAGCTGCTTCAGTTCCCATTTCTCACGCAGGCAAGCAAACTGGCCTACCTGAATTTATCCAAGAACATAATGCAGTTTGTTATGGTGGAATCTCCACGTGATGACAATGATGGTGACTACGGCTGGATGGACACATCCCTTGGTCTTCAGGACCAGGCTCAGAAGAACAACACCAGTTCTCCACATCTGCCTGGACTGTTATATTTGGACCTGAGCTACAATGAGATCCAAACCATCCCTAGCGAGTTCTTTACTTCCATGTCTGCCCTTCAGGTTCTCAACCTCAGCAAAAACTGCCTCCAGACTTTCGTGGCAAGTGCCGAGCTGGTCTCACTGACCATCCTCGACCTCAGTTCTAACTCTTTGCAGCATCTGGAATGGGGTTCCGGCACCCTGGTCAACTTGCAGAAGCTCTTCCTCCAAGGCAACCGTCTCCAAGCACTGCCACCAGACATCTTTGCCCACCTCCCTCGCCTCTCGCTCCTGAACCTCCGAAGCAACAACCTCTGTCTTTGTGGCTTCTATTCAGGGTTAGCCAGGAAAAGGCTCGCTGGGGAGGACCGCGGCTGCGTCTCATTCGTTGACCTTCCTGAACTTCAGCACTTGTACCTTTCCGACAACAAGCTGAAGAGGATTCCCATGCATGCTTTCTACAGGACTCAACTCGTGGCCTTGGACCTCTCTCTGAACTGGGGACTCCACATAGAGCCCAAATCTTTCTCAGGCTTGGAGATGTCTCTAAAATATATGGATTTGCACGGGAACGGCATGAAATCTCTGAGCACTGACTTCCCGCTTTTCCCACACCTCGTATATCTCAACTTGTCAGACAACCGGTTGAGCTGGTTGCCTGCTTGGTCTGAGAACTGCTGTGCCTTGGAAGTCCTGGATCTGCAGAACAACAGCTTCAGCGACCTCAAAGCTAGCAAGATCCCAACTTTGGAGAAGAACCTACGGAACTTGTACCTGGCGGGCAACCCGCTCAGTTGCTGCGGGAACATTTGGCTCTCCCAAATGATCCACAGGGCCACTGTGGAGATCCCCAACTTGGACCTCACCAAATGTCAGTACGCCAAGAGCTTTGGCTACGAAGAAGAAATGGCGGTCAGGGACATCAGGCCAGAAGATTGCGAGAAGGAAGACCTCAAGAAGATGAGCGTCTTGATCTTGGTGGCAGCCGTCCTGGCTCTGTCCCTGGTTGTCGTcggggtgggtgtgttttgctGCTATCGCAGGCACATGTTTGGCCGACACTTTAAGGCATAG